CAGAAAGGTTCGAGTAATATCTGACGCTTTGAGTGTTAAAAAAACCTATAAGAAACAGCAAACTTACCTTGTTAGCCTTGCTCTTCTCCAAATACTCGTCAATGACACCAGCGTTGGCAGAGGAGGCGGAGACAGCGGCCGTGAAAAGGGCGGCACTGAGACCAAGAAGGGCGGCTCTTCTACCCGATTCATCGGTGACCGTAACCCTCTGAGCCCTGATCATAGGCAGTTTCTTAACAGTTGCCACAGAAGGCGATATTTTACTGAACTTGGTGTTCAGCTCACAGCCTGATACCGCATAGTTGCAAGCTAGAACACTGGAATTCATGGCCGccatttttgtataattttacaGAAACTAAAACTCGGGAGTGgtgattaaaatttaataatgatGTGGAACTACTTATGGGTGAGAATAGAGAGTTGGAGTTAAGGGTGTGGTGGGAGTGTGGATAAGGTGAGATTTCCTATTCCCATTGGCAAATAAGCTGGCATTTTGGGGCATCAGAGTCTTGGGGGTCCCATTCTTTGATATACTACCAATCCCCAGTTTCCACTGAAACTTAAAGATATGCGAATACAGGAGATACTGATCAAGATTCCATCTTTTGAAGCTAATCTGTCCAAAAACGTTGAACACAACCAATTTCTCCCAAACATGCCCAAACAGATCTATGCAGAGTAGAAATCTCCACTTATAAAATGTCAAAGCAATGAAACAATATTGgcaatttttttgaaatcaaCAATTTTTTCATTATCTTTAATTTGTATGGTTTCTCTTTTGGAACATGATggactttgtttttttttttctgtgactttatcattttctttatgTTTGTTGTCTTCTTATCTTCATGTTTTACTTTGCACTTTCCTTTGCAACCTTTGTGTTCgttcttttttttgtttatattcgTTTTGTATTTCATTGAGATTTCGGTTCATTCTTTTTCTTATCAGCATTTCTCTTGAGTTAGTGGTTTTTCCAATACATCCATAATTATTGATGTTATTCTGTTTTTGGTTGAGATAGATTTTTCTAACTTGAAAAGAAATTTGTGATCTTCTCTTGGTTGATCAAATATGGTTACATGCTCCACATTACCTTTTTCTACaatataattttgtaattattagcaatatgtattatattattataatgttattcaaaaaaatgttttatttcatCTTATTATGCATGTCGATATATTTTTGACGAAGCAACCAATAAACATCTCAGCAACTTCTTCGAACAACGTTACCCTAgctatttcattttcatcttgGACCATCATTGTTATCCGgtatctaaaaatttaattgtGAGAAAGTATacatgataattaaatatttttaaacatgtaaagtTAATTATATTTGCAATACGTTGAGATGATCTCGATATTCAGCTTCGCACGATTCGTGCAATCAAACCTGTTGGTAGTTTTGGTAACAGATTTGAAACTGTTACAACATATCTCGTACCACGaggttgatttattttcaattttcttgaTTCTTACTTTTACGTGGTAGTACTTGTTCTACATATAATGTTTTAACCTCTTCCAAAGTTTTGTTTTCAGCCATCAATAATTTGACCATTAACTTTTTTTGATCATGTTGGAGCGTATAAATCAGCATCACATCAAGGTTTGTCATTGTCAGTATgccttttggattttcaaaacTTTTCTTTGGCCAGTGAGGTGGGTGCATTGTCCGCCGTGTATGATTGAATCTGATTTATAATTGTTAGTAACCATCGTGACACACACATTATCTAATTGGCTTTGAAGACAATTTCGCTTATTTCATTAATATTAGTCATCTTTCTCTTCGACTACTCCAATTATTATCTTCATTGGACTAATTAtgtgatttataattaaatatataatagttGTTTATTAATTATACGTTACAAAACTATGAAAACTGGatatgttttgatttgtttatgaatatttgtatatagtgaaatctttataataatctatttattattgagGATATTTACATGTGataaattaaagcatttgaTGTATCATGAAGATCAGAAACgattttatttgttaaattttgttgtttttactttttaaaataataatgctattaaattaattttttaaaatgattggtTAAATTATTTCAGGAAATAATCATATATTCAATTGTTTGggatgtattttttaaaaatttattagcaAAACTTATACGATGTAGTGATTAATATATTGAATGcaataattaaatgcaataaaataaattttctatAATATATTAGTTAGAAAACAATACGCTAAACAAAATTAGAGTTAAGAAAAAACCAATACAATCAATAAACAAAAGAACAATTCCGGCAATACCCCAATTTTAAAGATTAGATATTAGATTTTATGAGCATATCTCAAATATTGTTGTAGACATATCCCACAATATTAACAGTAATAATATTCCGAAATTTTATGGTCTTTTAAGCTCACAGACGGTAAACCTTATCTACAGAAAAGCATTGAACACTCAAGTGAAGTACTTTCTCTATTATCCATGGCATTTACTGCAGCTCTCTCTCAGAGCTCCTTGGCCACCATATCGACATTCTTtataaatcaaagaaaaatcccATGTCGATTACCATATCTAATCAAAGCCGTAAAATCCTCAGAGCCACCACAGAATGAAAAGAAAGCGGAAGCATCTCCCTCTGATGATCAATCCACAATCAAAGCAGCTCCCAAGTCCAAGAAACCTGTTTATTCCAGTAAATATCTCCTTATTAATAATGCTGTCATACTTCTATTCTGGTAGGAAAGAATCGTTCAGTTGTATTAAATCGTTTTTTCTTGTGGTTTTTATAGTGAATAAAGGGCAGATTGTGAGAGTGGATAAAGAGAAGTATCTCAATAGTATAAACGTGAGTAAGACTGATTACATGTCAATCATCATTAAATGCACAAGGGAAAAGGGTGTAATGTAAACAATTCTTCGTTTCTTTCAGTATTTATCTGTGGGGCACCCACCTTATTACAAAGGACTGGACTATATATATGAAGACAGGGGAGAGGTATTATTTCTAGATTGTTTTAAGCCATGCATTTGCAGTGAACGTCCGTAAATTTAATTAGTTCACCAGGCGTTCAATAATAGTAAAGCAGCAATTGGTTTTCAGTGGATTAACCAGATCATCTTGTATTAGGTGCTGGACCTGCGCATATTTGAGACCGGTGAAT
This sequence is a window from Primulina huaijiensis isolate GDHJ02 unplaced genomic scaffold, ASM1229523v2 scaffold208258, whole genome shotgun sequence. Protein-coding genes within it:
- the LOC140966920 gene encoding photosystem I reaction center subunit N, chloroplastic-like, producing the protein MAAMNSSVLACNYAVSGCELNTKFSKISPSVATVKKLPMIRAQRVTVTDESGRRAALLGLSAALFTAAVSASSANAGVIDEYLEKSKANKELNDKKRLATSGANFARAFTVEFGTCKFPENFTGC
- the LOC140966922 gene encoding NAD(P)H-quinone oxidoreductase subunit O, chloroplastic, which codes for MAFTAALSQSSLATISTFFINQRKIPCRLPYLIKAVKSSEPPQNEKKAEASPSDDQSTIKAAPKSKKPVYSMNKGQIVRVDKEKYLNSINYLSVGHPPYYKGLDYIYEDRGEVLDLRIFETGEYALIAWVGIPTAPAWLPTDMLIKSDKLDYERM